From a single Bacillus sp. NEB1478 genomic region:
- a CDS encoding AI-2E family transporter: MKKENRMKWVYRLTILLLLFLCLYLLMKLSPLYSPFLKALKGVLLPFFLAALITYLLHPIVEYVHEKGMPRFVAILVIYFLFFGGLTYGIIKGFPYFIVQLKELLSNLPGLAADYKVLLSKVDQGTSALPYGVHIKIEHYIDKMEKNAQNILTSAIFSLKKLFDYILVIIVVPFLVFYFLNDFEKIKKAAWYITPRKFRHEGKHLLEDIDCSLGGYIRGQLFVGAILGAAAMIALWIVGMPYPILLGIIIAITDIIPYFGPILGAIPVILIALTISWKMVWFTIGIMLVLQFIEGNILGPFIVGRNLHIHPVFIIFSLLLGGELAGVPGMILAVPVFAVIKVIVIHIREHRLKDLIDKPN, translated from the coding sequence ACTCCCCTTTTTTAAAAGCATTAAAAGGAGTTCTTTTGCCATTTTTTTTAGCTGCTCTCATAACGTATTTGCTTCATCCTATTGTGGAGTATGTTCATGAAAAGGGCATGCCTAGATTTGTTGCCATATTGGTTATTTATTTTCTTTTTTTCGGGGGTTTAACATATGGAATCATTAAAGGGTTTCCGTATTTTATCGTTCAATTAAAAGAACTTTTGTCAAATTTACCAGGGCTGGCGGCTGATTATAAAGTACTGCTTTCAAAAGTAGATCAAGGGACATCTGCTTTGCCATATGGTGTTCATATAAAAATTGAACACTACATCGATAAAATGGAAAAGAATGCACAAAATATTTTAACAAGTGCAATATTTTCTTTAAAAAAGCTTTTTGATTATATACTGGTTATTATTGTCGTTCCATTTTTAGTTTTTTATTTTTTAAACGATTTTGAAAAAATTAAAAAAGCAGCCTGGTACATAACGCCTCGAAAATTTCGGCACGAAGGGAAACATCTATTAGAGGATATCGATTGTTCTTTAGGGGGATATATAAGGGGGCAATTATTTGTAGGGGCAATATTGGGAGCAGCAGCAATGATTGCTCTTTGGATCGTAGGCATGCCCTATCCTATTCTTTTAGGAATTATAATTGCAATAACAGATATTATTCCATACTTTGGACCCATTCTAGGAGCGATACCGGTTATTTTAATTGCGCTTACGATTTCCTGGAAGATGGTTTGGTTTACAATAGGAATTATGCTTGTTTTACAGTTTATAGAAGGAAATATTCTCGGTCCGTTCATCGTAGGAAGAAATCTGCACATTCATCCTGTATTTATTATTTTTTCACTTCTTCTTGGCGGTGAGCTTGCCGGTGTTCCTGGTATGATATTAGCTGTACCAGTATTCGCAGTCATAAAAGTGATTGTCATACATATACGGGAACATCGATTGAAAGATCTGATTGACAAGCCAAATTGA
- the alaS gene encoding alanine--tRNA ligase — MKMLTSAQVRQMFLDFFKEKGHRVEPSASLVPHEDPTLLWINSGVATLKKYFDGRVIPENPRITNAQKSIRTNDIENVGITARHHTFFEMLGNFSIGDYFKVEAIIWAWEFLTSEDWIGFDPEKLSVTIHPEDDEAFEIWTKQVGLPEERIIRLEGNFWDIGEGPSGPNTEIFYDRGESYGNDPADPELYPGGENDRYLEVWNLVFSQFNHNPDGTYTPLPKKNIDTGMGLERMVSVIQDTRTNFETDLFLPIIKETEKIANTTYDTSSETDTAFKVIADHIRTVSFAIGDSALPSNEGRGYILRRLIRRAIRFAKKIGINKPFMYELVPTVADIMVDFYPEVKEKIPFIQKVVKTEEERFHETINEGLAILEEVISQEKSKGNTVISGHDAFKLYDTFGFPFELTQEYAEENGMEVDLQGFENEMKAQRERARAARQEVDSMQVQGGVLSDITVKSEFTGYNHLNGRAKILEVLQNGERVAMVSSGEEAQIILDQTPFYAESGGQIADEGTITGSELQLRVKDVQKAPNGQNLHTVIVEHGILENNMHVSVQVDELTRAKVVKNHTATHLLHQALKDVLGTHVNQAGSLVQGSRLRFDFTHFGSISPEELERIEEIVNEKVWTNIPVEKMVKNLQEAKAMGAMALFGEKYGETVRVVKVGDYSLELCGGCHVNNTAEIGLFKIVSESGIGAGTRRIEAVTGEAAYRLMNGQVQLLKDTASKLKTNIKDVPQRIDALNDQIKELQKEKESLASKLGNMEAGSLVDEVQSINGVSVIAKKINASDMNGLRSIVDDLKNKIQSGIVILGSESQGKVNIVAGVTKDLVSKGYHAGNLVKEVAVRCGGGGGGRPDMAQAGGKDPEKLQEGIDSAIELIKTVS, encoded by the coding sequence ATGAAAATGCTGACTTCAGCTCAGGTTAGACAAATGTTCTTAGACTTTTTTAAGGAAAAAGGACATCGTGTGGAGCCAAGTGCATCACTTGTTCCTCATGAAGATCCGACTTTATTATGGATAAACAGCGGTGTAGCTACGTTAAAGAAATATTTTGATGGACGAGTGATTCCAGAAAATCCTCGTATTACGAATGCTCAAAAGTCTATCCGAACAAATGATATTGAGAACGTTGGAATAACGGCTAGGCACCACACATTTTTTGAAATGCTGGGTAATTTTTCGATTGGTGATTATTTTAAAGTAGAAGCGATTATTTGGGCTTGGGAATTTTTAACAAGCGAAGATTGGATCGGGTTTGATCCTGAAAAGCTTTCTGTAACGATTCATCCTGAAGATGATGAAGCATTTGAAATCTGGACGAAGCAAGTTGGTCTTCCAGAAGAACGTATTATACGTCTTGAAGGAAACTTCTGGGATATCGGTGAAGGTCCAAGCGGTCCAAATACGGAGATCTTCTATGATCGTGGAGAGTCTTATGGAAATGATCCTGCAGATCCTGAACTTTATCCTGGCGGAGAGAACGACAGATATTTAGAAGTTTGGAACCTAGTTTTTTCTCAATTTAATCATAATCCAGACGGGACATATACTCCGCTTCCTAAGAAAAATATTGATACAGGAATGGGTCTTGAAAGAATGGTTTCCGTTATTCAGGATACGCGAACGAACTTTGAAACGGATCTGTTTTTGCCGATCATTAAAGAAACCGAAAAAATTGCAAACACAACATATGACACGAGCTCTGAAACCGATACTGCATTCAAGGTAATTGCAGACCACATTCGTACGGTAAGTTTTGCAATCGGTGACAGTGCTCTTCCATCAAACGAAGGCCGAGGGTATATACTTAGACGACTGATCCGAAGAGCGATCCGTTTTGCAAAAAAAATCGGTATCAACAAACCATTCATGTATGAACTCGTTCCAACAGTTGCAGATATTATGGTTGATTTTTACCCGGAAGTAAAAGAAAAAATTCCTTTTATTCAAAAAGTCGTAAAAACAGAAGAAGAAAGATTTCATGAAACGATAAACGAAGGTCTCGCTATTTTAGAAGAAGTGATTTCTCAAGAAAAATCTAAAGGAAACACAGTCATTTCTGGTCATGATGCATTCAAATTATATGACACGTTCGGTTTCCCATTTGAACTGACACAAGAGTATGCAGAAGAAAATGGAATGGAAGTCGATTTACAAGGTTTTGAGAACGAAATGAAAGCTCAGCGTGAACGTGCTCGTGCTGCAAGACAAGAAGTGGACAGCATGCAAGTTCAAGGTGGAGTTCTTTCCGACATCACGGTTAAAAGTGAGTTTACAGGATATAATCACCTAAATGGTAGAGCAAAGATTCTTGAAGTACTTCAAAATGGAGAAAGAGTAGCGATGGTTTCTTCCGGTGAAGAAGCGCAGATTATTTTAGATCAAACACCTTTTTATGCTGAGAGCGGCGGACAAATTGCGGACGAAGGAACAATCACTGGATCTGAACTGCAATTACGGGTGAAAGATGTTCAAAAAGCTCCTAATGGACAGAACTTGCATACTGTTATCGTAGAGCACGGTATTCTAGAAAATAACATGCATGTTTCCGTTCAGGTTGATGAATTAACTCGTGCAAAAGTTGTGAAAAACCACACTGCTACACACCTTCTGCATCAGGCATTAAAGGATGTTCTTGGAACACATGTAAACCAAGCGGGATCTCTTGTACAAGGCAGCCGCTTACGTTTTGACTTTACTCATTTCGGAAGCATTTCTCCTGAAGAACTTGAGAGAATCGAAGAAATCGTAAATGAAAAAGTATGGACAAACATCCCGGTTGAAAAAATGGTCAAAAATCTTCAAGAAGCAAAAGCAATGGGCGCAATGGCTCTGTTTGGCGAAAAATATGGAGAAACGGTTCGTGTAGTAAAAGTCGGTGATTACAGTCTTGAACTATGCGGAGGCTGTCACGTAAACAATACAGCGGAGATCGGACTCTTTAAGATTGTTTCTGAATCAGGTATTGGTGCAGGTACCCGCCGTATTGAAGCAGTAACGGGTGAAGCTGCTTACCGTTTAATGAATGGACAAGTTCAACTTTTAAAAGATACTGCTTCGAAATTAAAAACAAATATAAAAGATGTTCCACAACGAATTGATGCTTTAAATGATCAGATTAAAGAACTTCAAAAAGAAAAGGAATCTCTTGCTTCAAAACTAGGCAATATGGAGGCAGGAAGTCTGGTCGACGAAGTTCAGTCCATTAATGGGGTATCTGTAATTGCGAAAAAAATTAACGCCTCTGACATGAACGGTCTGCGTTCAATCGTGGATGATCTGAAGAACAAGATTCAAAGCGGTATTGTAATCTTAGGGTCAGAAAGCCAAGGGAAAGTGAATATTGTTGCAGGTGTTACAAAAGATTTAGTTTCAAAAGGGTACCATGCGGGCAATCTAGTTAAAGAAGTCGCTGTACGCTGCGGCGGAGGCGGCGGCGGCCGTCCCGATATGGCACAAGCAGGCGGAAAAGATCCAGAAAAACTGCAAGAAGGAATAGATTCTGCAATTGAATTGATCAAAACGGTTTCCTAA
- a CDS encoding IreB family regulatory phosphoprotein: MSSMDKTMKFNFNEDDAYKTNVETVLFSVYEALQDKGYNPINQIVGYLLSGDPAYIPRHNDARSMIRKLERDELIEELVKSYLLNQKEGNR, encoded by the coding sequence ATGAGTTCAATGGATAAAACGATGAAGTTTAACTTCAACGAGGATGACGCTTATAAAACGAATGTTGAAACAGTCCTGTTTTCTGTTTACGAAGCCCTGCAGGATAAAGGATATAATCCTATTAATCAAATTGTCGGTTATTTACTTTCAGGTGACCCGGCGTATATTCCTCGCCATAACGATGCGAGAAGCATGATTCGCAAACTCGAGCGGGACGAGCTGATTGAAGAGTTAGTTAAGTCATACTTGTTAAACCAAAAAGAAGGAAACCGTTAA
- the ruvX gene encoding Holliday junction resolvase RuvX, translating to MSRILGLDVGSKTIGVAVSDGLGWTAQGVETIRRRPNRPEEDFVRLDELISNYEISKIVVGLPKNMNGSIGPTGEACQAFAKEIESKTGLPVILWDERLTTMAAERTLISADVSRKKRKQVIDKLAASIILQGYMDSQQNRN from the coding sequence ATGTCAAGAATACTTGGATTGGACGTTGGATCAAAAACGATTGGTGTTGCTGTTTCTGATGGTTTGGGATGGACAGCACAAGGCGTTGAAACGATCAGAAGGCGTCCGAACCGTCCTGAAGAAGATTTTGTAAGACTAGATGAACTGATTTCAAACTATGAAATCAGCAAAATTGTTGTTGGGCTCCCGAAAAATATGAACGGTTCGATTGGACCGACTGGAGAGGCTTGCCAAGCTTTCGCGAAAGAAATTGAAAGTAAAACAGGACTTCCGGTTATCCTATGGGATGAAAGACTGACAACTATGGCAGCAGAGCGTACGCTTATTTCTGCTGATGTGAGCAGGAAGAAACGTAAACAAGTGATCGATAAGCTGGCAGCATCGATCATTTTGCAAGGGTACATGGATAGCCAGCAAAATCGAAATTGA
- a CDS encoding DUF1292 domain-containing protein, whose translation MAKEERERIIIPDENGDENLFEVLFKFDVDQTGKSYMVTIPVSDSEDDDDDEVEVFPFRYEDKGEEDDDLALFPLETDEEWDIVEEMLNTFQDDEFETE comes from the coding sequence ATGGCAAAAGAAGAACGCGAACGCATTATTATTCCAGATGAGAACGGTGACGAAAATTTATTTGAAGTTTTATTTAAATTTGATGTTGATCAAACAGGAAAATCCTACATGGTAACTATTCCAGTGTCAGATTCTGAAGATGATGATGACGACGAAGTGGAAGTATTTCCATTCCGTTATGAAGATAAAGGGGAAGAGGATGATGATTTAGCATTATTCCCTTTAGAAACAGATGAAGAGTGGGACATCGTAGAAGAAATGTTAAATACATTCCAAGATGATGAATTCGAAACTGAATAA
- the mltG gene encoding endolytic transglycosylase MltG, with protein sequence MIHLQSSGDYISKKRKRKRIIFSIMTTLLVVILLASGGAYFYYDKNTAPLDADNTKKVTVKIPIGSSTKGIGNELEDKGVINSGLFFKYYIRAKGESNIQAGIYELSPSMSLNEIIDALKEGKLFKKPELVITIPEGYNVPQTAKEISVTTGYKEADILNVMSEKVFLKELQNKYKFLPDDIYNKGLYYPLEGFLFPATYEFDKKKPAVKEIIEKMVEQANIVISKHEKEINNSGYSLFQVITLSSMIEEESQREQDRKKISGVFHNRLAQNMKLDSDPTVKYARKDFDVKVLYADLEYDSPYNTYRNKGIPIGPITSPGEKSISAALNPVKMDELFFYARPNGEVIYTKTLQEHNAVYQKYKDEWNVWQQKES encoded by the coding sequence ATGATTCATCTCCAGTCATCTGGTGATTACATAAGTAAAAAACGAAAACGTAAACGAATCATCTTCAGCATAATGACGACATTGTTAGTAGTTATTCTGCTTGCTTCAGGAGGAGCTTATTTTTATTATGACAAAAATACCGCACCACTTGATGCAGATAATACCAAAAAAGTTACAGTGAAGATACCGATTGGATCTTCTACAAAAGGGATTGGCAATGAGCTAGAAGATAAAGGAGTCATCAATAGCGGATTATTTTTCAAATATTACATACGTGCTAAGGGAGAAAGCAATATCCAAGCCGGAATATATGAACTCTCGCCATCAATGAGCCTTAATGAAATCATCGATGCTTTAAAAGAAGGAAAGCTATTTAAGAAACCGGAACTCGTCATAACCATTCCAGAAGGCTATAATGTTCCACAAACCGCCAAAGAAATCAGTGTGACTACAGGATATAAAGAAGCTGATATTCTTAATGTGATGTCTGAAAAAGTTTTCTTAAAAGAATTGCAAAACAAATACAAATTCCTTCCCGATGATATTTATAATAAAGGATTATATTACCCGCTAGAAGGTTTCCTTTTTCCTGCAACATATGAGTTTGATAAAAAGAAACCAGCTGTAAAAGAGATTATTGAAAAAATGGTGGAACAAGCAAATATCGTTATTTCTAAACATGAAAAAGAGATTAATAATAGTGGTTACTCATTATTTCAAGTAATTACGTTATCATCTATGATTGAAGAAGAGTCTCAAAGAGAACAGGACCGTAAAAAAATTTCAGGGGTATTTCATAACCGGTTAGCACAAAACATGAAATTAGATTCAGATCCGACTGTGAAATATGCAAGAAAAGATTTTGACGTTAAAGTTTTATACGCAGATCTGGAATACGATTCCCCATATAATACGTATCGAAATAAAGGAATCCCGATTGGGCCTATAACATCACCGGGAGAAAAATCGATATCTGCTGCTTTAAATCCAGTCAAAATGGACGAGCTCTTCTTTTACGCCCGACCTAATGGTGAAGTCATTTATACAAAAACACTTCAAGAACATAATGCTGTTTACCAAAAATATAAAGACGAATGGAACGTGTGGCAGCAAAAAGAAAGCTAA
- a CDS encoding O-methyltransferase has translation MTLVSNEVNQYIENLIQTRTQHVLQIEKYAKENDVPIMELTGMETLLTYVRLKNPKRILEVGTAIGYSAIRMALTCPTAEIISIERDEERYNIAQQNVAALQLQDKIHLLLGDANELQSQVEHYAPYDFIFIDAAKGQYQNFFNHYSSMLSSDGIIITDNVLFRGYVADESGLESRRLRSLVKKIRSFNSYLMQHPDFHSTILPVGDGMMVSMRKKTK, from the coding sequence GTGACTTTGGTCTCAAATGAAGTAAATCAATATATCGAAAACTTAATCCAAACGCGCACTCAGCATGTTTTGCAAATTGAGAAATATGCAAAAGAAAATGATGTTCCTATCATGGAATTAACAGGGATGGAAACGTTATTAACATATGTCAGGCTAAAGAATCCGAAGCGAATATTAGAAGTAGGAACTGCCATTGGGTATTCTGCGATTCGAATGGCTCTTACTTGTCCAACTGCCGAAATCATCAGTATTGAAAGAGATGAGGAACGGTACAATATAGCTCAGCAAAATGTAGCTGCCCTGCAGCTGCAGGACAAAATTCACTTATTGCTTGGGGACGCGAATGAATTGCAGAGCCAGGTAGAACACTATGCCCCATATGACTTTATTTTTATAGATGCGGCAAAAGGACAATATCAAAACTTCTTTAATCATTACTCTTCCATGCTTTCATCAGATGGGATTATTATTACGGATAATGTTCTGTTTAGAGGATACGTGGCAGACGAAAGCGGTTTAGAAAGCAGAAGATTGCGTTCGCTCGTAAAAAAAATCAGAAGCTTTAACAGCTATCTAATGCAGCATCCGGACTTTCATTCTACGATCTTACCGGTTGGAGATGGAATGATGGTAAGCATGCGAAAGAAAACAAAGTAG
- the udk gene encoding uridine kinase, with the protein MSKKPIVIGVAGGSGSGKTTVAKEIYRQFADQSILIIEQDAYYKDQSEKSMDERLNTNYDHPLAFDNDLLIQHITALQAYESIEKPVYDYTAHTRSDKIIPVDAKDVIILEGILILEDERLRDLMDIKLFVDTDADIRIIRRMVRDIRDRGRTIDSVIDQYTSVVRPMHNQFIEPTKRYADIIIPEGGQNLVAIDLMVTKIKTILEDKALLKK; encoded by the coding sequence ATGTCAAAAAAACCTATTGTGATTGGGGTTGCAGGTGGCTCTGGATCGGGTAAAACAACAGTAGCGAAAGAAATTTACCGGCAGTTTGCCGATCAATCCATTTTAATTATTGAGCAAGATGCTTATTATAAAGATCAATCAGAAAAGTCAATGGATGAACGATTAAACACAAATTATGATCATCCGCTTGCTTTTGATAATGATTTGTTAATACAGCATATTACAGCACTTCAGGCTTATGAATCGATCGAAAAACCAGTATACGACTATACAGCACATACAAGAAGTGATAAAATTATCCCAGTTGATGCTAAAGATGTAATAATACTGGAAGGTATTTTGATTTTAGAAGATGAGCGGTTACGTGACTTAATGGATATCAAATTGTTTGTAGATACAGATGCAGATATTCGGATCATAAGAAGAATGGTTCGCGATATCCGTGATCGTGGCAGAACGATTGATTCTGTAATCGACCAATACACGTCAGTAGTACGGCCGATGCATAACCAGTTTATTGAACCTACTAAAAGATATGCCGACATTATTATTCCAGAGGGTGGACAAAACCTGGTGGCAATTGACTTAATGGTTACAAAGATTAAAACTATATTGGAAGACAAAGCTTTATTGAAAAAATGA
- the greA gene encoding transcription elongation factor GreA → MADEKKHYMTLEGKQKLENELEFLKTERRKEVVERIKVARSFGDLSENSEYDAAKDEQAFVEARIVQLEKMVRDSVIIEDNKDHSDNVSIGKSVKFQELPDGDEETYMIVGSAEADPFEGKISNDSPMAKSLLGKKPGDKVSVQTPGGEISVVIIEVK, encoded by the coding sequence ATGGCAGACGAGAAAAAACACTATATGACATTAGAAGGAAAACAAAAGCTAGAAAACGAATTAGAATTTTTAAAAACTGAAAGACGTAAAGAAGTAGTAGAGCGTATTAAGGTAGCTAGAAGTTTTGGTGATCTATCTGAGAACTCTGAGTACGATGCGGCTAAGGACGAGCAAGCATTTGTGGAAGCACGTATCGTACAATTAGAAAAAATGGTACGTGATTCGGTTATTATCGAAGACAATAAAGACCATTCTGATAACGTTTCCATTGGTAAATCTGTTAAATTTCAAGAGCTTCCTGATGGAGACGAAGAAACATATATGATCGTAGGAAGTGCTGAGGCAGATCCGTTCGAAGGAAAGATTTCAAATGATTCTCCAATGGCTAAAAGCTTATTAGGAAAAAAACCTGGAGACAAAGTTTCAGTCCAAACTCCTGGCGGAGAGATCAGTGTTGTAATCATCGAAGTAAAATAA
- a CDS encoding penicillin-binding protein 2: protein MVSQKRMLFISVVFLSIILFLIYRLADIQLISTNSFSKHKVNLIEESVNQRTHRFTINDGRGYFLDRNGELLSTDVRPQIVVFPNLIKKKWPIAKIAKIVQVNTGNLSKMMAKLSKPGTLPIRHEITVEQMNEINALEIPGLYAQLVTRRKPLPFANHIIGAVGEDPTLIKQKYPDKLDKGTVSITTKTGKNGLQYTFDPFLISEGETQFIYHVDRQGHPLFGLDVKYRSQTNPLYPLHVKTTINKKMQESVEKYIDSYGLESGGAVLLDVESSELLAMASRPLFTSKTVFKHPDNMTAQQIPGSVFKIVTTAAAIENNKIQNNRQYDCNLNIYGKQDERQLGLLNFEDSFARSCNKTFGDLANEMTASNPDWINEYAGKLGLLQKNGWSGKVYHIDHFSHFYNEEKGQVISLKQKKEDYQSSLAISQTAIGQLDVKITPLAAANMMATIARGGPWKEVKAAKSVNFANGTELIKFNDHEGESDTLSPYTMMRLQALLVDVVKDEQGTGHGLQTLPFQVAGKSGTAQKGTEANMNNKWFAGYFPADQPRFALVVVDLKHDQTNRTLPVFANIAREVLNISDAEKH, encoded by the coding sequence ATGGTTTCGCAAAAAAGAATGTTGTTCATATCAGTTGTGTTTTTATCAATAATTCTTTTTTTAATTTACCGTTTGGCTGATATTCAGCTGATTTCTACCAATTCTTTTTCCAAACATAAAGTAAATCTGATAGAAGAAAGTGTAAATCAGCGTACACATCGTTTTACGATAAATGATGGAAGAGGTTATTTTCTAGATCGGAATGGAGAGCTTCTTTCGACAGATGTTAGACCGCAAATTGTTGTTTTCCCTAATCTTATAAAGAAAAAATGGCCGATAGCAAAAATAGCGAAGATTGTACAAGTAAATACTGGAAATCTGAGCAAGATGATGGCAAAATTATCAAAACCTGGAACACTTCCTATCCGGCATGAAATCACTGTTGAACAGATGAACGAAATCAATGCTTTAGAAATTCCAGGTTTATATGCACAGTTAGTTACTAGACGAAAACCACTTCCATTCGCAAATCATATTATTGGTGCAGTTGGAGAAGATCCAACATTAATCAAACAAAAATATCCGGATAAGCTCGATAAAGGTACAGTTTCGATTACAACAAAAACAGGCAAGAATGGGTTGCAGTATACGTTTGATCCATTTTTAATTTCAGAGGGAGAAACGCAGTTTATATATCATGTTGATCGGCAAGGTCACCCTTTGTTTGGGCTTGATGTAAAATACCGGTCGCAAACAAATCCTTTATATCCTCTGCATGTCAAAACAACCATTAACAAGAAAATGCAGGAATCAGTGGAAAAGTACATCGATTCATATGGATTGGAAAGTGGCGGAGCTGTTTTGTTGGATGTTGAATCGAGTGAGCTTCTCGCTATGGCAAGCAGACCGCTTTTTACAAGTAAAACCGTCTTTAAGCATCCAGATAACATGACGGCACAGCAAATACCTGGATCTGTTTTTAAAATCGTGACCACCGCTGCTGCTATTGAAAATAATAAGATTCAAAATAATAGACAGTATGACTGTAATTTAAATATCTATGGCAAACAGGACGAAAGACAGCTAGGATTGCTGAATTTTGAAGATAGTTTTGCCCGTAGCTGCAACAAAACCTTTGGGGATTTAGCGAATGAGATGACTGCTTCAAACCCGGATTGGATAAACGAATATGCCGGAAAATTAGGACTTCTGCAAAAAAACGGGTGGTCTGGAAAAGTGTATCATATCGATCACTTTTCCCATTTTTACAATGAAGAGAAAGGACAAGTAATCAGTCTGAAACAAAAGAAGGAAGATTATCAGAGTTCCTTAGCGATTTCTCAAACAGCAATTGGGCAGCTGGACGTTAAAATTACTCCTTTAGCTGCAGCGAATATGATGGCAACCATTGCAAGAGGAGGACCATGGAAGGAAGTAAAAGCTGCAAAATCCGTTAATTTCGCTAATGGAACCGAACTAATAAAGTTTAATGATCACGAAGGGGAATCAGATACTCTATCACCCTATACAATGATGAGATTACAAGCACTGCTCGTTGATGTCGTTAAAGATGAACAAGGAACAGGACATGGGCTGCAGACATTACCGTTTCAAGTTGCTGGAAAGTCAGGAACTGCTCAAAAAGGAACAGAAGCAAATATGAATAATAAATGGTTTGCCGGTTACTTTCCTGCGGATCAACCACGCTTCGCCCTTGTTGTTGTGGATTTGAAACACGACCAAACAAACAGAACTCTACCGGTTTTTGCTAATATTGCAAGAGAAGTTTTGAACATTTCAGATGCTGAAAAACATTAA
- a CDS encoding DUF1510 family protein: protein MKRNERYTTRSEKRKQNRFLNIAIGLVILLIAAVAYNLFSGSDEETASSSETQQSQENTVNKEDNSSIEMESDNDEQKSDEKSKEDDSENQSDSEENQDDANSATPEGGGPEGPWEPIGTSQSEPHQKTYDDQSQDWKEMVSALSYATGIPEDQMTIFWLGNGGGPDLSKGTVQSKIDQVKYDVQLQWVPEKGWKPTTVTPAQ from the coding sequence ATGAAACGAAACGAAAGATATACAACGAGATCAGAAAAAAGAAAGCAAAATCGTTTTTTAAACATTGCAATTGGATTAGTAATTTTGTTGATCGCTGCGGTTGCATACAATTTGTTTTCTGGCAGCGATGAAGAAACCGCTTCAAGTTCTGAAACGCAGCAATCTCAAGAAAACACGGTTAACAAAGAAGATAATTCATCTATTGAGATGGAATCAGATAATGATGAACAGAAGAGTGATGAAAAATCTAAAGAGGATGATTCAGAAAACCAATCAGATTCTGAAGAAAATCAAGATGATGCAAATTCTGCTACACCAGAAGGCGGCGGTCCAGAAGGTCCTTGGGAACCAATCGGTACTTCTCAAAGCGAACCGCATCAAAAAACATATGATGATCAATCTCAAGACTGGAAAGAGATGGTCAGTGCCCTTTCTTATGCAACCGGCATTCCTGAAGATCAAATGACGATATTCTGGTTAGGAAACGGTGGAGGACCTGATTTATCCAAAGGTACGGTTCAATCGAAAATTGACCAGGTAAAATATGATGTTCAGTTACAATGGGTTCCTGAAAAAGGCTGGAAACCTACCACTGTAACACCTGCACAATAA